From the Euphorbia lathyris chromosome 6, ddEupLath1.1, whole genome shotgun sequence genome, one window contains:
- the LOC136232360 gene encoding uncharacterized protein codes for MEPPRDLQGVQRLNGRIIALGRFISCSAQRCLPFYKAIKKEHPLKWSADCQAAFNAIKSFLATPPLLSVPVPEQDIHLYFTIADETVGVILTQEKGTELYPIYFLSKVLKGAEVRYSEVEKALFAITQASERLRPYFQAHTVVVRTNYPLKKTVQKPEVSGRITNWSVRLSQFDVQFVPRTTIKAQVLSDFIVEFTGSSTTNPKTTTASTSYVWTMSIDGSCAPGRAGAGIAIQGPNNLHMRYAVRLNFLTTNNQAEYEALIAALRLSKTIANGHLTIYSDSKLIVSHVSGTYKAKDPTMCQYLALATSLINDLKTKGITLDLILVPREENEEADAIAALTAGEQSNDLSTLIEVAGAPAIRVESSLQIDLANAAAGGWRCPIIKYLQDGTLPADRTQASLVVRRSWRYALHDDLLYRKSATHPWLRCISEEEGDHCLKEIHQGVCSSHQGARTIAKKARLQGLYWQTLDSDATRLVRGCQACQLHANTHHTPMAPFKGIVTPWPFTVWGVDLLGPFPMALAQKRFVVVAVDHFTKWIEAEAIAKITADNVIGFLKRAIIYRFRVPHSFITDNGRQFDCGQFRDFCAEWGIKGRYTSVAHPQSNGLTEVSNRTLL; via the coding sequence ATGGAGCCACCGCGTGACCTGCAAGGGGTTCAAAGACTCAATGGAAGGATCATCGCTTTAGGACGTTTCATCTCTTGCTCGGCACAGCGGTGTCTGCCCTTTTATAAGGCAATAAAAAAGGAGCATCCCTTAAAGTGGTCTGCAGACTGCCAGGCTGCGTTCAACGCCATCAAAAGTTTCCTCGCCACACCCCCACTGCTGTCGGTGCCGGTACCAGAGCAGGATATTCACCTATACTTCACCATCGCCGATGAAACAGTAGGAGTCATTTTAACTCAGGAAAAGGGGACAGAGCTTTACCCAATCTACTTTCTGAGCAAAGTGTTGAAGGGAGCCGAGGTCCGATACTCCGAAGTCGAAAAGGCTCTGTTCGCTATAACTCAAGCGTCAGAGCGTCTGAGACCGTACTTCCAAGCACATACGGTTGTGGTCAGaaccaattacccgctgaaaAAGACCGTCCAAAAGCCAGAGGTCTCCGGACGAATCACCAACTGGTCCGTTCGGCTATCACAATTTGACGTACAGTTTGTGCCCCGCACGACGATCAAGGCTCAAGTACTATCCGACTTCATTGTCGAATTCACCGGCTCATCTACCACCAACCCCAAGACAACAACGGCTAGCACCAGCTACGTCTGGACTATGAGCATAGATGGGTCCTGCGCTCCAGGACGGGCAGGCGCTGGCATAGCCATTCAAGGACCCAACAATCTCCACATGCGCTACGCCGTCCGGCTCAATTTCCTAACCACAAATAATCAGGCAGAGTATGAGGCCTTGATCGCAGCTCTTCGATTGTCGAAAACTATAGCGAACGGACATCTGACGATATACTCAGACTCAAAGCTCATCGTCAGCCACGTCAGCGGCACCTACAAGGCAAAAGATCCGACGATGTGCCAATACTTAGCCCTCGCCACATCCTTGATCaacgacctcaaaacgaaaGGAATAACCCTCGATCTCATACTGGTACCACGAGAGGAGAATGAGGAGGCGGATGCTATCGCCGCTCTAACAGCGGGCGAACAGTCCAATGACCTGAGCACCCTCATCGAGGTCGCCGGGGCACCGGCCATTCGCGTAGAAAGCTCGCTACAGATCGATCTGGCAAACGCCGCGGCAGGGGGATGGAGATGTCCAATTATCAAATATCTTCAGGACGGAACACTCCCCGCAGATCGGACACAGGCATCCCTCGTTGTCCGACGTTCTTGGCGTTATGCATTGCATGATGACTTACTTTATCGGAAATCCGCCACGCATCCCTGGTTGCGCTGTATATCCGAGGAGGAGGGCGATCACTGTCTAAAAGAAATTCACCAGGGCGTCTGTAGCTCACATCAGGGCGCCCGAACAATTGCGAAGAAGGCCCGGCTCCAGGGGCTCTACTGGCAGACCCTGGATTCCGATGCGACACGTCTAGTTCGCGGTTGTCAGGCGTGTCAGCTACACGCCAACACTCATCACACCCCGATGGCTCCATTCAAAGGCATTGTCACACCTTGGCCATTCACGGTGTGGGGCGTTGACCTGCTCGGCCCTTTCCCGATGGCTTTAGCTCAAAAGCGCTTCGTTGTAGTGGCAGTCGATCATTTTACCAAGTGGATCGAGGCTGAAGCAATTGCCAAGATAACAGCAGATAACGTGATCGGTTTCCTCAAACGAGCAATCATATACCGATTCAGGGTCCCTCACTCCTtcatcacggataatgggaggCAGTTCGACTGCGGTCAGTTCCGCGATTTCTGCGCGGAATGGGGCATCAAAGGGCGATACACCTCGGTCGCGCACCCTCAGAGCAACGGCCTCACTGAGGTAAGCAACCGGACGCTCCTGTGA